CCGGAATATATTGCGCATAATGCCATCGTTACAGCTGTTGTCGTATATGGAGTTGCCAATCTTGATCATCTGCTGAACAGGCAGGGTTATTATCTGGAAAAGCAGAAGAAACAATAAATCAGATTAAATTTTCCTTATATCCTATTTTTTCAACATTCCTCTGAAGAACCTGAATTTCTGCTGGAAACCGGTTTTGGGCTCACTTTCGCCAATTACCTTAACATCCTCAACAGAAATAAAAGAATCAGGATTAAACTTCTGAATAATTTCGGTGATGTTTTTCAGATCTTTTCGGCTGATAACAGAAAAAATCATTTTTACTTTTCCGGTCGCTGAAACGGTATCCACAGCTGTTACATGATATTGAAGCGACTTCAGATAACTGACCAGCTCTTCGGAGTCTGATCGTGGAATGACACGGATGATGACATTTCCAAGAGAAAGTTTTTCTTCAATGACCAAGCCCAGATAATTTCCGAGTGCAAAGCCAAGTCCGTAGGCAATGAAACAAAGCACATTGTTGAGATTCTGGATAATCTGGCTGATAACCAGCAACCAGATAATGACTTCAAAAAAACCAAGAACCGGTGCCAGACGCTTATGGCCTTTTGCCAGAAAAATAAGCCTTAACGTTCCAATGGTCTGGTCAGAAATACGGGCAATGACAATCAGAAGCGGAAGTATTACCCAGTTATACACCCAATCATTTCCGGTAAAAATATTCAGTAATTCCATA
This Sphingobacteriales bacterium DNA region includes the following protein-coding sequences:
- a CDS encoding DUF2179 domain-containing protein, producing the protein MELLNIFTGNDWVYNWVILPLLIVIARISDQTIGTLRLIFLAKGHKRLAPVLGFFEVIIWLLVISQIIQNLNNVLCFIAYGLGFALGNYLGLVIEEKLSLGNVIIRVIPRSDSEELVSYLKSLQYHVTAVDTVSATGKVKMIFSVISRKDLKNITEIIQKFNPDSFISVEDVKVIGESEPKTGFQQKFRFFRGMLKK